From a single Polynucleobacter asymbioticus QLW-P1DMWA-1 genomic region:
- a CDS encoding transglutaminase family protein: protein MLLEITHDTHYSYDPNVEVAQHFAHLKPASQKSQQVLKTRLLIYPNPAWSDESLDDYGNVRTFFSLQNRHSELRITAKSLIQTNENVQMGPDPENTPPWESVREYFRYHSNTQWDAASEFLFTSPFIALRAEFAEFARANFTSGRPILEAAIDLTQRIYGEFHYVSKSTDIGTPALEALNKRQGVCQDFAHILIASLRSIGLPAKYISGYILTNPPPGQARLIGGDASHAWASIYIPSINEDGQLSEGMWCDLDPTNNRWGYETPGDDYVHLAQGRDYADVSPIRGVIHGGADHTLDVAVTVMPIEQ, encoded by the coding sequence ATGCTGCTAGAAATTACTCACGATACTCATTACTCTTACGATCCTAACGTAGAGGTTGCACAACATTTTGCCCACCTCAAGCCGGCGTCACAAAAATCACAGCAGGTTTTAAAAACACGGCTCTTGATCTACCCCAACCCTGCCTGGAGCGATGAAAGCCTGGATGATTATGGGAATGTGCGCACTTTTTTCTCTCTGCAAAATAGACATAGCGAACTTCGAATTACAGCCAAGTCATTGATACAGACAAATGAAAACGTGCAGATGGGGCCCGATCCCGAAAATACCCCACCCTGGGAGTCTGTACGCGAATACTTTCGCTATCACTCGAATACTCAGTGGGACGCGGCTTCCGAATTTTTATTTACCTCCCCTTTTATTGCCCTACGTGCAGAGTTTGCCGAATTTGCGAGAGCAAACTTTACCAGCGGAAGGCCAATCTTAGAGGCTGCAATAGATCTGACTCAGCGCATCTATGGTGAATTTCACTATGTCAGTAAGAGTACTGATATTGGCACACCAGCACTTGAGGCATTAAATAAACGGCAAGGGGTATGCCAGGATTTTGCACATATTTTGATTGCCTCATTGCGTAGCATTGGGCTTCCAGCAAAATATATCAGTGGTTACATCCTCACAAACCCACCACCCGGACAGGCGCGCCTGATTGGCGGTGATGCATCCCATGCGTGGGCATCTATTTATATCCCAAGCATTAATGAAGATGGGCAGCTGTCAGAGGGAATGTGGTGCGACCTAGATCCAACCAATAATCGCTGGGGTTATGAAACCCCTGGTGATGATTATGTCCATTTAGCTCAGGGAAGGGACTATGCCGATGTCTCCCCTATTCGCGGCGTGATCCATGGTGGCGCTGATCACACATTGGATGTCGCTGTGACTGTAATGCCAATTGAGCAATAG